The stretch of DNA GATCGTGACCAGTTCGCAGATGTCCGTGCGCTCGCGGGCGGCGACCTCGGCGTTCAGCTCGTCGACGGTGGGCGGACGGTCGCCGAGGTAGGCATGCTCAGGGCTCACGGGATCTCTCCAAGGGGTAGTGGTGGGCCCTGTTCGGGGGCATCATCGCCATGTTCATCGCGGCCGTCGTACGCGGAGCCGTACGCGCGGCCCGGGTCTCGATTCGGCAGGACCTGGTGTCGCTGCGAACATGCAGCAGCTCGCCGGCCCGCTGGCGCAGATGACGACCACTGCCTACGCCTTCGCGGCGCCTCTTCTCAAAGAGCGGGAGTCCTGGGTCGGCTGGCTATGGTGGCGTACCCGGATAGGACCGGACGGGAAGGCCGAGCGGGACATGGGCTGGGCCCTGACGTACCGGCGGGCGCGGAAAGCTGCGGGGGCACCTCTCGACTGGCGGCTGTCCAGCGGTTGCGAGGTCGTTGTTGTCCCCGGGGACGCCCGGCTCTCAGCCGTGGAGAATCCGGACGGCGCCCCCTCACACGAGCATTGAAGCCTATGACCAGCCGGAGCGCGCCGGAGTGCGGCGAGGCAAGGGCAAGGTCCTGGCATCCAGGTGGGCGTACGTCACTGGGCCATGGAG from Streptomyces sp. 6-11-2 encodes:
- a CDS encoding zinc carboxypeptidase; the encoded protein is MSPEHAYLGDRPPTVDELNAEVAARERTDICELVTIGQSQRGEDLTMLIVR